Proteins encoded in a region of the Cytobacillus pseudoceanisediminis genome:
- a CDS encoding EamA family transporter has product MSIILALLAAVFASFTAILAKIGIEKVDSNLATAVRTIVVVIMAYLMVVITGETESILTISVKSYIFLILSGLTTGLSWICFFKAIQIGDVSKVVPIDKSSVVLTILLSFIILREPATALVVSGESLSPLEPLF; this is encoded by the coding sequence ATGAGCATCATTTTAGCTCTGCTTGCCGCAGTATTTGCATCTTTCACAGCCATCCTCGCAAAAATTGGCATTGAAAAAGTAGATTCCAACCTGGCTACTGCAGTCCGGACGATTGTAGTGGTCATCATGGCTTATCTTATGGTTGTTATTACGGGAGAAACGGAAAGCATCTTGACTATTTCTGTAAAATCGTACATATTTCTCATTCTTTCAGGCCTGACAACCGGCCTATCATGGATTTGTTTCTTTAAAGCCATTCAGATCGGCGATGTGTCAAAAGTAGTTCCCATTGATAAGTCGAGTGTCGTCTTAACCATCCTGTTATCATTTATTATTCTAAGGGAACCCGCCACAGCATTAGTTGTTTCAGGGGAGTCATTATCTCCATTGGAACCTTTGTTTTAA
- a CDS encoding VOC family protein, producing MKLGAFSVSLTVKDINKSKEFYEKLGFEALGGDIAQNWLILKNENCVIGLFQGMFEKNILTFNPGWNQNAENLEGFTDIRELQKQLKEQGIQIINEADESGAGPASFTLEDPDGNAILFDQHR from the coding sequence ATGAAACTAGGAGCATTTTCAGTAAGTTTAACTGTTAAAGACATTAATAAGTCAAAAGAATTTTACGAAAAACTTGGTTTTGAGGCATTAGGCGGGGATATTGCGCAAAATTGGCTGATCTTAAAGAATGAAAACTGTGTGATAGGTCTATTCCAAGGCATGTTCGAAAAAAACATCCTTACATTTAACCCTGGCTGGAACCAAAACGCAGAAAATTTAGAGGGATTCACTGACATTCGGGAGCTACAAAAGCAGCTGAAGGAACAAGGGATTCAAATTATTAACGAAGCAGATGAGTCAGGCGCCGGCCCTGCAAGTTTCACACTCGAAGATCCGGATGGCAACGCTATTCTTTTCGACCAGCACAGGTAG
- a CDS encoding phospholipase A2 family enzyme, with protein sequence MTRRKQIPCLFPGYRWCGPGCSGPDGPINGVDACCRVHDKCWASGRSKCCCDQEFLKCLKPKTNWPGEEGTIATIIYIYMKIQTDFTCSRFRRRRLY encoded by the coding sequence TTGACTAGAAGAAAACAAATTCCTTGTCTATTTCCCGGCTACAGATGGTGCGGTCCCGGCTGCAGCGGACCAGACGGCCCTATTAATGGCGTGGATGCCTGCTGCAGGGTCCATGATAAATGCTGGGCAAGCGGGAGATCTAAATGCTGCTGTGACCAGGAATTCCTTAAGTGCCTTAAGCCAAAGACAAACTGGCCCGGCGAAGAAGGAACAATTGCAACGATCATTTATATTTATATGAAAATCCAAACCGATTTTACCTGCAGCCGGTTTCGGAGAAGAAGACTTTATTAA
- a CDS encoding VOC family protein translates to MIKQVGQIMLYVNNQDDAVNFWTEKAGFQVIAEEDNGQGMRWIEVAPSKEAETSIILHNKEWVEKMSPGLNLGTPSLMFFTENIEQLYSDFSNKNITVGEMVDMPAGRVFNFADGEENYFAVMEKK, encoded by the coding sequence ATGATTAAACAAGTCGGACAAATAATGCTATACGTAAACAATCAGGATGATGCAGTGAATTTTTGGACTGAAAAAGCCGGGTTTCAGGTAATAGCCGAAGAAGATAATGGCCAGGGAATGAGATGGATTGAAGTGGCGCCATCAAAGGAGGCGGAAACGAGCATCATTCTCCACAATAAGGAGTGGGTAGAGAAGATGTCTCCGGGATTAAACCTGGGCACCCCTTCACTGATGTTCTTCACGGAAAATATTGAACAACTGTATAGTGACTTTTCAAACAAGAATATTACCGTTGGAGAAATGGTAGACATGCCTGCCGGCCGGGTTTTTAACTTTGCGGATGGAGAAGAAAATTACTTTGCTGTGATGGAGAAAAAGTGA
- a CDS encoding cysteine desulfurase family protein, translating to MNKVYLDYNASTPLAPEVLDVMNPLLTGYYGNPSAHHWAGHPVKEKLVIARKQVAGLLSCLPEEVIFTSGGSEANNLALKGYYFKHQYKGKHIITSKIEHPAIVEPLKFLERLGAEITMVDVDAYGMVSPEAIEDAIREDTILITVMHSNNEVGTLQPIDEIGEIARRHRIAFHTDASQSAGKVPIDVNHLNVDMLTIAGHKLYAPKGIGALYIRKGLELEPLIHGAGHEFGLRAGTENTMLAAGLGKACELAQEQAWDRKLADLTNYFWVQLQEAFGDEVVLNGHEEKRLPNTLNVSFVNRVGQDILSAIPQLAASTGSACHSGIVELSPVLREMKVPEYVGMGAVRFSLGRYTAKEELDQVISWLKETF from the coding sequence ATGAACAAAGTCTATCTCGATTACAATGCAAGCACACCTTTGGCACCGGAGGTTTTAGATGTTATGAATCCGCTTCTGACGGGCTATTACGGGAATCCTTCCGCCCATCATTGGGCTGGGCATCCGGTAAAAGAGAAGCTGGTGATTGCCAGGAAACAGGTAGCTGGCTTGTTGTCATGTTTGCCGGAAGAGGTTATTTTTACAAGCGGCGGAAGTGAAGCGAATAATTTGGCATTAAAGGGTTATTATTTCAAGCATCAATATAAAGGCAAACACATCATTACGTCAAAAATCGAGCATCCTGCCATTGTAGAGCCCCTGAAATTTCTGGAGCGCCTGGGTGCTGAAATCACCATGGTGGATGTAGATGCATATGGGATGGTTTCTCCTGAGGCAATTGAAGATGCCATTCGGGAAGATACAATCCTGATCACCGTCATGCATTCAAACAATGAAGTGGGGACCCTTCAGCCGATCGATGAAATAGGGGAAATTGCCAGAAGACACAGGATCGCTTTTCATACCGATGCATCTCAATCCGCAGGCAAGGTACCTATTGATGTCAATCACCTGAATGTGGATATGCTCACTATAGCGGGCCATAAATTGTATGCCCCTAAAGGAATTGGCGCCTTATATATCAGAAAAGGCTTAGAGCTTGAGCCGCTGATTCATGGAGCCGGACACGAGTTTGGATTGCGAGCAGGAACAGAGAACACGATGCTTGCAGCCGGGCTCGGAAAAGCCTGTGAGCTGGCTCAGGAGCAGGCCTGGGACCGGAAGCTCGCTGACTTAACGAATTATTTTTGGGTTCAATTGCAGGAGGCATTTGGTGATGAGGTTGTCCTTAACGGCCACGAAGAAAAACGGCTGCCGAATACCCTGAATGTAAGTTTTGTCAATCGGGTTGGACAGGACATTTTATCCGCCATTCCACAGCTCGCTGCCTCTACAGGGTCAGCCTGCCATTCAGGCATAGTGGAATTGTCCCCTGTTTTGAGGGAAATGAAGGTTCCTGAATATGTTGGAATGGGTGCTGTCAGATTCAGCCTTGGAAGATATACGGCAAAGGAGGAACTTGATCAGGTGATTTCCTGGCTGAAAGAAACATTCTAA
- a CDS encoding DUF3231 family protein translates to MSDKQNTELTAAEIAQLWSAYLNSSMCNCIFTYFLNAIEDQELQSMLQDSIQLTETHLQKLTGFFENEGLSVPHGFKAEEDVREDAPQLFSENFSLHFFYNIAMFAVNFYALSKTLSVRSDIQEYFNNCLMEINEYETKLKKCC, encoded by the coding sequence ATGAGTGATAAACAAAACACGGAATTAACTGCAGCTGAAATAGCGCAATTATGGTCGGCTTATTTGAACAGCAGCATGTGTAATTGTATTTTCACATACTTTTTAAATGCGATTGAAGATCAGGAACTACAGTCCATGCTTCAGGATAGTATTCAATTGACTGAAACACATTTACAGAAACTGACCGGTTTTTTTGAAAACGAAGGGTTATCCGTGCCACATGGATTTAAAGCTGAAGAGGATGTAAGAGAAGATGCTCCACAGCTGTTTTCGGAAAATTTTTCCCTGCATTTCTTCTACAATATTGCCATGTTTGCTGTTAATTTTTATGCGCTGTCCAAAACACTATCCGTCCGGTCTGATATTCAGGAATACTTTAACAATTGTTTGATGGAAATTAATGAATATGAAACAAAGCTAAAAAAATGTTGCTGA
- a CDS encoding DUF3231 family protein, which yields MRSPLVIPVKETSFVESKKFMGGMFGDKRPPNVIEITNIYMNLKRNAMGKTIMVGFSQVAQSKEVGQFMVRGRDIAAKHTKVFAGMLEESYLPVSMSWDMEVTDSTVPPFSDKLMMFMTTSLIALSAGIYATSAAATARKDISINYIRLSGEIANFAEDGANILIKNGWFEEPPHPADHDELANR from the coding sequence ATGAGATCCCCTCTTGTCATTCCAGTGAAAGAAACCAGCTTTGTTGAAAGCAAAAAATTCATGGGTGGTATGTTTGGAGATAAAAGGCCGCCGAACGTTATTGAAATTACAAATATCTATATGAATTTGAAAAGGAATGCCATGGGAAAAACGATTATGGTGGGATTTAGCCAGGTCGCCCAATCGAAGGAAGTTGGCCAATTCATGGTAAGGGGCAGGGACATAGCTGCCAAACATACAAAAGTATTTGCCGGGATGCTCGAAGAAAGTTATTTGCCTGTTAGTATGTCTTGGGATATGGAAGTAACGGATTCCACTGTCCCGCCCTTTTCAGATAAGCTAATGATGTTTATGACGACATCCCTCATTGCTCTTAGTGCAGGGATTTATGCCACAAGTGCAGCTGCAACTGCACGAAAAGATATTTCGATTAATTACATTCGCTTGTCTGGTGAAATCGCTAATTTTGCTGAAGATGGTGCAAACATCCTGATAAAAAACGGCTGGTTCGAGGAGCCGCCGCATCCGGCAGACCATGATGAACTGGCAAATAGATAA
- a CDS encoding DsbA family oxidoreductase: protein MEVTYRCFELDPTAERDIKDNMYEKLSKKYGMTIEQAKANTQNMVQMARNAGLEFNIDTVVLTNTFDAHRLTMFAKAKGLMKEMTDRLLRAYFTDSIHIGDHAALAELAEEVGLNREEAEKMLAGNEFAKEVRADEQLAQQYRITGVPFFLINKKYALNGAQPTEMFVQALQKIIAEDEITVLNDHDGMICDDDGCEIPKKQ from the coding sequence ATTGAAGTGACTTATCGCTGCTTTGAACTGGACCCGACTGCTGAACGGGATATAAAGGATAATATGTACGAAAAGTTATCCAAGAAATATGGGATGACGATTGAACAGGCGAAAGCCAACACGCAAAACATGGTGCAGATGGCGAGAAATGCCGGGCTTGAATTCAACATTGATACCGTCGTTCTCACTAACACGTTTGATGCTCACCGTCTGACGATGTTTGCGAAAGCGAAAGGACTAATGAAAGAAATGACTGACAGGCTGCTCCGGGCTTATTTTACAGATTCCATTCATATAGGGGATCATGCTGCTTTAGCAGAATTAGCCGAAGAAGTTGGCCTGAACCGAGAGGAAGCTGAAAAAATGCTTGCTGGCAATGAGTTTGCAAAAGAAGTCCGTGCAGATGAGCAGCTGGCACAGCAATACCGCATCACCGGGGTTCCATTCTTCCTTATTAATAAAAAGTATGCACTTAACGGAGCACAGCCAACTGAGATGTTTGTTCAGGCTCTGCAGAAGATTATTGCAGAGGATGAGATTACTGTTTTAAATGATCATGACGGTATGATCTGTGATGATGACGGTTGTGAAATTCCTAAAAAACAATAA
- a CDS encoding IS3 family transposase (programmed frameshift), whose protein sequence is MSKNIYNEFQMKELEKNPNVLRASERSISYSSEFKIKAVAEYKSGKTPSQIFIEQGFDLEMIGKEQPKRCLKRWRETFERFGEEGFLTERRGKGSTGRPSSKQLSIEEKLRKAEARIKFLEAENGLLKKAGRTRKAGVDEETILTAAEKFSLIEKTIRTYQLKKSVSYLCELAGVSRSGYYDWLKAAQLRAQRDEKDQLDIELIREIFISKKEKVGVLKIKMIMENDYSSVMNHKKIRRLMAKYNLVTKVRKANPYRKMAKATHEHRSCPNLLNREFNQEEPGKVLLTDITYLYFGKGQKAYLSCVKDGATKEIVAYHLSTSLEMDIVYKTLKKLKQAVGDHFHPEAILHSDQGFHYTHPQFQSKVKELGLIQSMSRKGNCWDNAPMESFFGHFKDLAEYKSLDNLGDVRKEVDRVIEEYNQHRYQWGLNKMTPEQNRGHLLAA, encoded by the exons ATGAGTAAGAATATCTATAATGAATTCCAAATGAAAGAGCTTGAAAAGAATCCTAATGTTTTGAGGGCTTCTGAGAGGTCAATCTCCTATAGTTCTGAATTTAAGATAAAAGCAGTGGCGGAGTACAAAAGTGGGAAAACACCATCGCAAATCTTTATTGAACAAGGCTTTGATCTCGAAATGATTGGCAAGGAACAGCCAAAACGTTGTCTTAAGCGTTGGAGAGAAACATTCGAAAGGTTCGGGGAGGAAGGTTTCCTTACGGAACGTCGAGGTAAAGGGAGCACTGGACGTCCTTCTTCTAAACAACTTTCCATTGAGGAGAAACTAAGGAAGGCTGAGGCAAGGATTAAATTCCTTGAGGCAGAGAATG GACTTCTTAAAAAAGCTGGAAGAACTAGAAAGGCAGGCGTTGATGAAGAAACGATTCTAACGGCAGCTGAGAAGTTTTCTTTAATTGAGAAAACCATCAGAACATATCAGTTGAAAAAATCTGTTTCCTACCTGTGTGAACTGGCAGGCGTAAGTCGAAGTGGCTACTATGATTGGCTGAAGGCAGCACAATTACGGGCACAACGTGACGAGAAGGATCAATTGGATATAGAGTTAATTCGAGAAATATTCATAAGTAAAAAAGAAAAAGTAGGTGTCCTCAAGATCAAAATGATTATGGAGAATGATTATTCATCGGTAATGAACCACAAAAAGATTAGGCGTCTGATGGCAAAATATAATCTTGTAACAAAAGTAAGGAAAGCCAATCCTTATCGTAAAATGGCTAAGGCAACCCATGAGCATCGATCTTGTCCCAACCTCCTTAACCGAGAATTTAATCAAGAAGAACCAGGAAAAGTCCTGCTTACTGACATTACTTATCTCTATTTCGGAAAGGGACAAAAAGCATACTTATCCTGCGTAAAAGATGGAGCTACCAAAGAAATTGTCGCTTATCATCTATCCACTTCGTTAGAAATGGATATTGTATATAAGACGCTTAAAAAGTTAAAACAAGCTGTTGGCGATCATTTTCATCCAGAAGCCATACTGCACTCTGACCAAGGTTTCCACTATACCCATCCCCAATTCCAAAGCAAAGTAAAAGAACTTGGCTTAATACAATCGATGTCCCGAAAGGGAAACTGTTGGGATAACGCACCAATGGAAAGTTTCTTTGGGCACTTTAAGGATTTAGCAGAGTATAAATCATTAGATAATTTAGGAGATGTTAGAAAAGAAGTGGATCGAGTGATTGAGGAATATAACCAGCATCGTTATCAATGGGGCTTAAATAAAATGACCCCGGAGCAAAACCGGGGCCATTTACTAGCCGCATAG
- a CDS encoding endospore germination permease, giving the protein MKNLVKVLIPKQLYLLIILSTGLLNHVILIPNLLTAAGRDSWLSVIAAYPISLFFIWLIYYILKNSSDEGFFFMVRKRLGRTFSVLLSVPVILFLITGSYITFRDLMIWLNAYFLADASVLMINIILILVCMIMTLSGVKYMAISSGILLPLVMLYGVFISVTNTRLKDPGLLFPLLADGAEPLMYGILYTLSGLFEVYIIILLQPYSQQAFKFKHLVILLTLLAGLILGPLTASIMEFGPEEATKFLYPAHEQWRVLSIGEYISHLDFLALYQWLSGALIRIGLFMYLAGAFFPAKKKHYRLNPKLVFSLYLILFGLMSIKIETYTFYQVIYKYYLPVSMVFFLLYILLSALIILVLKKRDENHGKNKNSKVQSST; this is encoded by the coding sequence ATGAAGAATTTAGTAAAGGTTCTAATACCCAAACAACTATATTTATTAATCATCCTGTCAACAGGCTTGCTAAACCATGTAATATTGATTCCTAATTTATTGACAGCTGCCGGAAGAGATAGCTGGCTGAGTGTTATTGCAGCCTATCCGATTTCACTGTTTTTCATATGGCTTATTTACTACATACTAAAAAACTCATCTGATGAAGGCTTCTTTTTCATGGTGAGAAAGCGTCTCGGACGGACATTTTCCGTGCTCTTATCGGTTCCTGTGATTCTTTTTTTAATTACGGGCTCCTATATAACATTCAGGGATTTAATGATTTGGCTGAATGCGTATTTTCTGGCAGATGCTTCTGTCCTTATGATTAATATAATTTTAATACTGGTATGCATGATTATGACACTTTCCGGTGTGAAATATATGGCTATATCAAGCGGCATACTGCTTCCGCTTGTTATGCTTTACGGCGTATTCATTTCCGTTACAAATACTAGATTGAAGGACCCCGGCCTATTGTTCCCGTTGCTTGCAGACGGAGCAGAGCCGCTCATGTATGGTATTCTCTATACTCTTTCGGGATTGTTTGAGGTTTATATCATCATATTACTGCAGCCGTATTCACAACAAGCCTTTAAGTTTAAGCATCTTGTTATTCTTTTGACGCTTCTGGCAGGATTAATTTTAGGGCCGCTCACAGCCTCGATCATGGAATTTGGACCTGAAGAAGCGACTAAATTTCTTTACCCTGCCCATGAACAATGGAGGGTATTAAGCATTGGAGAGTATATCTCTCATCTGGACTTTCTCGCTTTATATCAGTGGCTAAGCGGGGCATTAATCAGAATCGGATTATTTATGTATTTAGCAGGCGCATTTTTTCCAGCTAAAAAGAAACATTATCGATTAAATCCGAAGTTGGTCTTTTCTTTATACCTCATCTTGTTTGGGCTAATGAGTATAAAGATTGAAACTTATACCTTTTATCAGGTTATCTATAAGTATTATCTGCCGGTCAGCATGGTGTTTTTTCTGTTGTATATCCTTTTGTCAGCTTTGATTATATTAGTTTTGAAGAAAAGGGATGAAAACCATGGCAAGAACAAGAATTCCAAAGTCCAATCCTCAACATAA
- a CDS encoding spore germination protein — translation MARTRIPKSNPQHKENGCIKAEKLKQQFSKSGDFVSNVHAAEKDELEIFYFDTLADTKYLDQYILPKLAAEKDGTAKDKLRTLFQADLVTEKSIDDLSLLLFEGNFLFLADQHLLSIKAANLPKRQPEESALETSIRGPKDGFVEDLQTNISLIRRRLNTSTLCVEKYTIGKRSKTKVALMYIEDIIDQRVLQEIHKRMGKVELDILTSIHELDSLIRDRPFSIFPSLDYTGRPDFIVQALNQGRFAILVEGNPTVTFAPVSLLLQTKSPEDHYINYAFVSLERIIRMIGITVSGFLPGVWIAFSAFNIEQIPYLMVATISVSRFGLPLSAPIEMFIILLLFELFNEAGIRLPRAIGQTVAVLGGLIVGDAAIRAGLTSPTMLVVSAITYISSFTLVNQSLSSAITIVRFIVIIVSTFLGLFGVIVCYILTVLYLSTLSSFGVPYLSSIAPISWRESVKAFLMLPVQFYKSRASATSPEDPTRGINNGKERNTDDCRILYFAFRLCRHQKYTGFNLYCINRDGL, via the coding sequence ATGGCAAGAACAAGAATTCCAAAGTCCAATCCTCAACATAAAGAGAATGGCTGCATAAAAGCAGAGAAGTTAAAACAGCAGTTTTCCAAAAGCGGGGATTTTGTAAGCAATGTCCATGCTGCTGAAAAAGATGAGTTGGAAATTTTCTATTTCGATACTTTGGCCGATACCAAATATTTGGATCAATATATCTTGCCAAAGCTTGCTGCTGAAAAGGACGGAACTGCAAAAGATAAGCTCAGGACTTTATTCCAAGCTGACCTGGTAACGGAAAAATCAATTGATGACTTGTCTTTATTGCTTTTTGAGGGGAATTTCCTGTTCCTGGCTGATCAGCACTTGTTGAGTATAAAAGCAGCAAACCTTCCAAAACGGCAGCCTGAAGAGTCTGCACTTGAGACTTCCATTAGAGGCCCAAAGGATGGGTTTGTTGAAGATCTGCAAACAAACATATCTTTAATACGCAGAAGGCTCAATACCAGCACTTTATGTGTTGAAAAATATACCATTGGAAAACGGAGCAAAACGAAAGTGGCACTCATGTATATAGAAGATATTATTGATCAGCGTGTTCTGCAGGAAATCCACAAACGAATGGGGAAGGTTGAGCTCGATATCTTGACCAGTATCCATGAACTCGACTCCTTAATAAGGGACCGCCCTTTTTCGATATTCCCCAGTCTTGATTATACAGGCCGTCCGGATTTTATCGTTCAGGCACTGAATCAGGGCCGGTTTGCCATTCTGGTGGAAGGAAACCCCACCGTTACCTTTGCCCCGGTCAGTTTATTGTTGCAGACTAAATCACCTGAAGACCATTACATCAATTATGCGTTTGTAAGTCTGGAAAGAATCATCAGGATGATTGGGATAACGGTATCCGGTTTCCTTCCAGGGGTATGGATTGCATTTTCCGCCTTTAATATTGAACAGATTCCTTACCTGATGGTTGCCACTATCTCCGTGTCCCGATTTGGCCTGCCTTTGAGTGCGCCGATTGAAATGTTTATCATACTTCTTTTGTTTGAGCTTTTTAATGAAGCTGGAATCAGGCTGCCTAGAGCCATTGGACAGACAGTGGCAGTATTGGGCGGTTTAATTGTCGGTGATGCCGCCATAAGGGCCGGATTAACCTCTCCAACCATGCTCGTGGTTTCGGCCATTACGTATATTTCGTCTTTTACCCTAGTGAATCAGTCCCTTAGTTCCGCCATTACCATTGTTAGATTTATCGTTATCATCGTGAGTACTTTTTTAGGCTTGTTCGGTGTTATCGTATGCTATATTCTCACTGTTTTATATTTATCGACACTATCTTCGTTTGGCGTTCCTTATCTTTCATCCATAGCCCCAATAAGCTGGAGGGAAAGTGTAAAGGCATTTCTGATGCTGCCTGTGCAATTTTATAAATCCCGTGCCTCGGCAACTAGCCCTGAAGATCCAACGAGGGGGATAAATAATGGCAAGGAACGTAATACTGATGATTGCCGCATCCTGTATTTTGCTTTCAGGTTGTGCCGGCATCAAAAATATACAGGATTTAACCTATATTGTATCAATCGGGATGGATTATGA
- a CDS encoding Ger(x)C family spore germination protein codes for MARNVILMIAASCILLSGCAGIKNIQDLTYIVSIGMDYDEEKDEYTVYLQGLNFLNVAKQEGGKTAEPVPIFVASAKGETLNLAVRKLYKLSEPPLFFGHVKTLVISKRIVQHKFKEVVEEVGRNRSIRPTLHIVTTDESIEEVFNINALFNYPAIYTVLFKKDFYEVAQNEIRPVPLMKFLREYYEPMNAAKLPSVKINKSGWKAEKDYPVLYFDGYTVFQNKKYIKELAFEDSLFLNWIMENYIALDERVEEDGKLAAAVKLESPELKFKYEENAPSPKFSIVLSIRADLLERVEDISPDRLRSLVEEKIKTKLRSLYLDGVERKIDYLNAGEKWFRMRPEKFAELKKHGNFYLDENSLTDIQVNVQILNFNSYKFNE; via the coding sequence ATGGCAAGGAACGTAATACTGATGATTGCCGCATCCTGTATTTTGCTTTCAGGTTGTGCCGGCATCAAAAATATACAGGATTTAACCTATATTGTATCAATCGGGATGGATTATGATGAAGAAAAAGATGAATATACAGTCTATCTCCAAGGGCTGAATTTTTTAAATGTCGCTAAGCAGGAAGGCGGAAAGACAGCTGAGCCAGTCCCTATATTTGTGGCTTCGGCGAAAGGGGAAACGTTAAATTTAGCTGTAAGGAAGCTGTACAAATTATCCGAACCTCCCTTATTCTTTGGCCATGTAAAGACTCTAGTCATCTCCAAACGGATCGTTCAGCACAAATTTAAGGAGGTGGTGGAGGAGGTTGGGAGGAATCGTTCTATTCGTCCTACACTTCATATCGTGACAACAGACGAATCCATTGAAGAGGTTTTTAATATTAATGCTCTGTTTAATTATCCAGCTATATATACTGTTTTATTTAAAAAGGATTTTTACGAGGTTGCCCAAAATGAAATTCGGCCCGTACCTTTAATGAAGTTTCTGCGGGAATATTATGAACCGATGAATGCAGCGAAACTGCCCTCCGTTAAAATTAATAAATCAGGCTGGAAAGCAGAAAAGGATTACCCGGTATTATATTTTGATGGTTATACCGTTTTTCAAAACAAGAAATATATAAAGGAACTTGCATTTGAGGATTCTTTATTTCTTAACTGGATAATGGAAAATTATATAGCTTTAGATGAAAGAGTCGAAGAAGATGGTAAATTGGCTGCAGCCGTAAAGCTGGAAAGTCCGGAGCTGAAATTTAAGTATGAGGAAAATGCCCCTTCCCCGAAATTCTCCATTGTTTTATCCATACGTGCTGATTTACTGGAAAGAGTAGAGGACATTTCTCCTGATCGATTGAGAAGCTTGGTGGAAGAGAAAATAAAAACAAAACTGCGATCCCTTTATTTGGATGGGGTAGAAAGAAAAATTGACTATCTTAATGCCGGTGAGAAATGGTTTCGTATGCGTCCAGAGAAATTTGCGGAATTAAAAAAACATGGTAATTTTTATTTGGATGAAAACTCTCTTACTGACATTCAGGTGAATGTTCAGATTTTAAATTTCAACAGCTATAAGTTTAATGAATGA